Part of the Leishmania infantum JPCM5 genome chromosome 29 genome is shown below.
AGGTCGACACATGGGTGTGCCGTTGGGAAAGAGATCACAACGGcagcaagaaaaagaaatCGAAAGACATCGGCGTGTGCGCAATGCTTTACTTGCGTAGCGACGCCACAACCAAAAACAGTTCTTTTCGTGTCCATTCGCTCTGCCACACAGCAGGAGGTCCAACTCCGCGTgactcctctccccctccccacctcctcccctgGCCTGTCACAGGGCCCATCGCGCGGTGCAgagcagccgtagacacacgccggcacagcaatgcgccgacccgTTCATCGGACAGCACGGCCCCGGCGCCTAAAAACTCTACCCACCCCACtatgccggtcgccaccggGTGCATCTCCCCCGGGGTGGCACTCcggcgccccacaccagccGTCGGCCCTGCGAGGGGCCGGGTGGGACacacgctcgagtcacgcgggCACTCTGCCTATCAGGTGGGTGTGGCACAGACCTCTTCACAGTCGCGGggcgctccgacgccacccCACCCAGGACCGGGCCGccgacgtcagcagcgatcCATCGCTCTGTCCTCCACACCGTGTCGTGGGTGcctggccctgtcaccaccagaagtggtTCGGCGTTGGCAGCGATGAGGGGGGATagaggaggggctgcccagcccccccccgcagACAGAGTAGGAGGTGCACTGGGCCCTGCGATACCGCGCACGGAGGCGTCCTCCGTGATCGTGGAAAACAAGTATTGACATACAACGTAGAAAGGCGAATAAGACCACCGTTAGAGATATGACGACagcaagcgagagagcggagaTAAACATGTAAAGCAAAAGAATCGGCTCgagcagagagagcggagCGAGGCACAGGAATAAACGTGCCGAATCCGCTCCTGGTGCTGCACTAAATCGTATGCATGTCGCATACCCTCTGTGAGGGTCGCGTGatttgcgcgtgtgtgctgttgCCGTTCGATACCACACCTCGCTCTGCGCCGGTGCGTATGCGTCTCTTTACATTCAAACcgacaagagagagaagtcCACAGCATAAAACAAATATAAGAAAAAACATAAGTGAGCGTGAGCTCAGGATGGTCATGATGTCgtgcgcgcttgtgcacgtgtgcgccagCGGACTTGTgggcttctcttcctctccctgtCTGTCCGGTTTTCAGGCAACCATTCCGTGTGCGATGCGGCGTTAAATCCATGATCTTTATTGATCGTGCACAAACCCACACATTCCCGCGGACATCGGCGTTGTATTTTCGCTGGGGAATGCAAAGTCCAGGGGCATAAGAAGAACGGAATGACACCAACCAACCAGCCACACGTTCAAGGAAAACGGAGATGAGGAATGGATGCGCACGCCTACATCATACATGAAAGCATGTATACgcatgtgtgtatatatatatgtatagaAAGAGATGTATGAATGGATGTATATGTAAGCACTTGCATGTCTTTCCCTCTttcgcacacgcgcacgcaccgagAACGGCAACACGCCTTTGAGTGGTGACGGGTGGCGCGGCAGGAGAGGCAACGAGTCGAAAAAATGAGGTTTCGTGTGGGCGCCGGGGCTGGCAGGGGGGGTGGAGCAACGATAAGGGAAGTGCAcaatgtttttttttttttttaaggGGACCCTCATCAAAGTCTCcgtgtgcggcggcacgtATGCCGGGTGGAGGACCGCAttgggagctgctgctcatgcaCCCCCATCTTGTGCGATCAGCTTCTCTGTCGATTCCACCGCACCACAACGTCCACCATCGTAATCATCTGCTGCCCGAACCCTCCCCATGCTCATTCTCCCCATCACGGACGCCATAGAGCCATGTTACGGCCTCGCAAGAGGTAGATTATACGTGCGCCCGCGCGAGGGAAAGAAACGAGGAGCACCACTTGCGGCacgtgtgagagagagaagcaagaTGGACAAGAAGCCAAGTCGGAGAACGGCGAAAAGCAACCAGCTTACGGCACCTAAGGCACACGGGAGGtgaagagagacagagcaCGCGTGTTTGTACGCCTTCGGGCAGCCACCAAACAAAAAGATAGAGACCTGAGCTCGGGAAGACACGATAGGAAAACataggaagagagagggggagggtagAGTAAAAGGGTAGAAACGAGAAAGAACAGGAAGGAGAACCTTTGGAGTATGTGCGCTAGCAACCACAGACGGAGAGGCATGCGCTATAAGTGCGCGGTGGGGTACATGACCTGCTGGAACGGGTAAAAGCAGCCGGGGTTCATGATGTTGTCGGGGTCGAGCGCCTTCTTGATCGTCTCCTGCACGCAAATGTGGGCCTCACCGTGCTCTTGCGTGACGTGGCGCACCTTGCCAATGCCAACGCCGTGCTCGCCCGACACGGTGCCGCCCATTTCGacagcgcggcgcaccatGCGAATCTCCAGCTCGCGAGCACGCTTGAGGTCCGCCGCGTCGGTGTACGGGACCAGTGTGTGGAAGTTGCCGTCGCTAATATGGGCACAGATCAGGCACGGGCGGCTGTTCTGCTTGAAATCCTCCTCTGTCGCCTCGACACACTCCGCCAGGCGGCTGATGGGGACGCAGACGTCTGTCGCGATCACTTTCTGAGCACTCTTTGTCTTGCCCGCGTGCatggcggagaagaagcagcTACGGCGGGCCTCCCAAACGGTGTCCATGGCCTTGCCGTCTTTCAAGTAGCGTATCTCCTTGGCACCAAACTTCTTGAAAACTGCGGCCACCTTCTTGTAGTCGCCGTGGATGTGGCGCCGCCCCTCGTTGTCGCAGACAAACTCAAGCAGAACGCACGCCGACACGCGCAGGTTCGTTTTGTTGTACGAATTGGCCGCCGCTACACTCTCCTTGTTGAGCAGCTCGCATCGCAGCAGTGTGTGAGGGACACCTTGCTGCTtgagcgccaccaccgcacgcacTGCCGCGTGCGTCGTGGCGAAGAAGCCCACGCCGCCGGAGCTGCACTTCTGAATGGGAAACAGACGAAAGCATACCTCACAGATGACGCCGAGGGTGCCTTCGCTACCAATGTACAGCTGAGTCAGCTCCAGCCCAGCCGATGACTTGCGCACCACCTGCCGCGTCTGCACAACGGTGCCCTGCGGGGTGACGACGCGCAAGGACAGCACGTTCTCGCGAGTGGTACCGTAGCGCAGCGTGCacatgccgctgccggaggtgGCCACCATGCCACCGACGCAGGGGTTCGAGGACGGGTCGGGGCCAAAGACGAAGCCGTGCTTGGCAGCTGCCTTGTTGAGAGTCATTTTGCGCACCCCAgcgcccacccacacgcacgagtTGTCGAGGTCGAAGTCCATCCGAGTCAAACGATCCGTGTCGATGACGATGCCGCCAGCGTATGGGATGCACGCGCCCTCGATGCCCGTGCCGGCACCACGTGGCGTCATGGGCACCTTGTACTTCGCGCACACCTGTACCACCGCAGCCACCTGTTCCGTCGAGTTCGGCCGGACGGCCGCCACAGGGACGGAGCCGGCGTGGCTCGACTTGTCCTTGCTGTAAAACTTACGAAGAGTCACAGCATCCGTTACCATGGACTTGGGGCCCAAGTTGAGCCCCACAAGCTCATCAAGGCATGCCTTGTACTTGCTCTGGCGAGCGGTGAAAGGCTCGAACTCGAACTCCTCAACAGCACTCATGATGACGCGGGTAGGGGAGAATAGAGGCGGTAGATGGTGCGCAGGCTGGGGCCTGAAGGACAACGCTGCGCATATGACGGTAGTTTCACAAATCGCGTAACAGTCCACAATGACGAACGGGAGACGAAGATGATGACGGAGCCGCGGACACAGAACAGCAGCTTCCCGAATCGATAGGGACAAGTAGAAGGCAAGTGCAGGCGAGAGAAAAAGGCTAAGACTCTGAGGGGAAAGGAAGGCACATGTGCGATGGAGCCGCAAGGTAACAAGAGCGAAAGAGGTGAGGGGTTGAGCTGGCGATGATGACTGCGCGGTGGATGGAAGTATGAGCATGAGGCGCCTGCTTTGGCCTCAACCCTAGAGAGCATGCGGGCAGCCGACCGgggagagcggaggagaaTACGGAGACGTGCGatctcacacacacacacacagagtcGAGACAAAGGCGATGCTGAGGCAAAACATTTTGAATACACCCCCAAGCGCGTTTTATGCCTCCGATCTTGCGCTCGCCTCCCGCTCTTTTCCTTCACGGCAGCCAGTCCCACATCGGGTACGATGATGCAACACGCCTCTtacgcacgcgtgcatcgACACTGTTGGGAGAACACCGCTGCGGAGTGGAGAATAACTCGCCAAGCGCACAAGACGACGAGTGCGGTTCGCTTCTCTTGCTCTTAGCAAGTACCACACTCGCAGACGCTCAAGTACTTCGCACATGGCGAggacgcaaaaaaaaaaatgcagcACCACccggagaaggcgaagggccATGCGgaggagcacacacgcacacatgcgtaCGCGTACGCAGAGGCTGTAAGTCTCACGAGAGGGTGAAAGATGGAATACTAGAAACGGAGAAACAAGAGCGTGCGAGGGGTGGGGCGTTGTATGGCAAAGGGGGAAAGGAGATGAGTGGTTGCTGTCGACGTGGATGAATGATGCTCGTGCAGCCACTGCTGACACGTTGCATCAGTGTGAGCCGCAACCCACAGCAAAGGCAAGGGGAGGGCGACGAATGACTTCGATGTGTTCAGTATAACATGCGCCCTTCTACACGTAAGAGAGATGAAAAACAACAGAAAACAGAAGAAAATGCATGCGACATCAGCGTTGATCTGCACAGattgcgcacgcacacgcgcacacgcacacgcacacgcgcacacgcacacgcacacgcgcacacgcacacgcgcacacgcacacgcacacgcacacgcacacgcgcacacgcacacgcacacgcgcacaggtaGATGAGCATCATGTTCACTTTGCTTTGTTGtcgtgcgccaccgccggcgccgctacGCCGCACGGCCCCCCTTCGACTTGCAAATCGGAATGTGCCGTGCCGCGACGTCATCGGAGAAGTGCCGCCCGCATGATGGGCACGGCACCCGATCATCGTCCACCGCGACGGATGCGCCGGCCATGGCGTTGCGCAACTGCGCACTTTGCTTCCGCCACTTCTCTGGCTTGAAGGCTGTGTCGGTcggccagcgctgcggcccACCCGGTGCGGCACCGGGAGCGTTTGCCGTGGCATccgcagaggcagcggcaccatcaccgcctgcGGTTCGGTCCGGCTTCTTGCGACCGCTGCGCGCCCTGCCGCTCTTCATGTCGCCCTTTGTTTTGGGCAATGTGTTTTTGTGTCGCTCGCATGTGGCCACGTGCCGCTCCAGTCGAGCCGGAGCAAACGTGCGACCACAGTGCGGGCACGGCTCCAGCTCCACGTCCTTCATCTCGTCCACGTCGACGGGGACCTGCGGCTTGCCGCAGGCCATCGCTGGGCGCTCATCGatggcggccgcagcagccgcgctgtAGCTACTCGTACTAAACGGCGCCAACACGTAcgcgtcctcctccggcAGTGGGCCAGATGGGCGCCTTTGGCTGCTGTTCCCGTCTTCGCTCGGCTCAGTCGTGGACACGGCGACGAAGTCCGTCAACTCCGacgcaggcgcgccgcggcgcttcAGCACTGCAGCTGGCAAGTCCTCAAAGGAGTGCTGATGCACAGTCGGGGGTGTCACGGCGCCGTGAGATGTCGCCCGCATGAGCGCATCCTGCCTTGGCAAGGTGCCGAACGATGTGGTCGAGTGTTCTAGGATCACGTGTTCCGCATCGTAGGTGCTGAAGGATGCGCCCTCCACGCTGCTGGCAGCGGCCGTCGATATCGGTGCTGCGGAGGCAGGGATGCCACCTCGCCCCTGCCAACGCGCCGTGTTTGGGTTCATACTGTCCGCAGCCTCCCGCTGCACTCGCTGCCAGTAGTTGCGCTGCGCAGTCGCTCGCTGCTGGGCACTCAGCCGCAGCTTAAGGAACTGAATAAAGTTGATGTCTGCCGGCGTCGACTcccgcagcagcttcgtTTGCTCTGACAACAGCGAGCGGCCATCGAAGCCGCCGTCAGAGTGCGAGCGTGGACCGTCTCGTGTCGCAGACATCTCGGCACGCGACTCCCCTCCGGTGAGATGAAGTGGTTGACGGATTTAAACggggaaaaaaagggggaaaacgAGAGGGGGGAACGGCTGCTCACCGACGCGACAATGCCAGGGGTGGCAAGTTGGGTGTGTGGCTTTGCGAGAGAGCGTAATTAGTCGTggaaagggaggaaggcAACAAGcagggagaaggaaagagagagtcGGCAAGAAGAACAACGGGCAAAGAAGAACGATGTAATGGCCCAGGATTGTGTCGCGGATCGATCCGGTCGATGTGCTCTAAGCGAtccacaggcacacgcacgcacaggtaCAGAAAGAGGGCAGGTCGTATGAAGGGATGTCGGTGCGTGCGACGGGGAAGAGGGCGCTGGTAAGGGCAGAGAAAGCATAAAACACAAtgaaagggaagggagggagaactAGCTCCCATATATCGCGGTGGGcgccacaaaaaaaaaggggggagggggaggggggaggcactGATGTACAAGAGCACGTTGGTCAtgcagtggcagcgctgcccgtGCTGGAGAGAAAACTCTCACGGCGGTGTACAATCTATGTTGGATGATGGGGCGTTGGTGTccgcgtgtgtatgtgcttgCGTGCCTGTATACTTGCCTTGTGCATGTACgtgaggaagagggaagaagcCTAGTACAACAAGCACTGACACGTCACTGCACGCACGTATGCACCGCATAGAAGTttgaagagagaggagggtgcgatttgagggaagaggaggggaagtGCATGGGAGAGGGGCAAGCGCGGAAGAAGTGGATAGAGAAGCGCCGGCAGCCCGCAGCTTCGCTGGGTGGCAAGAGGAAGCCGTGGAAAGGTGCGTACAGCTTGGGCGCTGCATAGGCAAACGTCTcaggaaaagaagaaaccgccacggagaagaagcgaagagTGCACGGCTCTTGCGCAGCAGTCGTAAAACGCCGGATAGCACAACAGTGGTAGCGACAGCGCTTTCTCTTGACGAGAGGAGACAGCCATGCCCACCCCCAtgagcgcgcacgcgtgtatTGTTTATCCTGCCATGTAGTGACTTCATTGTTGCGGTCGATGCTATCGGTGCTTTCCGTCAGTGTCAATGGAGAGCTGAAGCGTCACAAATTATTCGGCCTCAACGCCTCACACAGCCCACGCGTCGAGCCCCATCCAGCGAGATGGTCGCAGCAGCTACGCATTGCGCATCACCACGTACTTGCGCGTTGAGCAGCCAAACTCCAACACATCCGAGTCAatcaccgtcgtcgcctccattgccggcaccgcctcgccaTTCAGCTTTGTGTGGTTCGTGGACCCCAGATCGATCAGCTGCAGCTCGGCTGTCCATACCACAGCCGCGTCACCACCGGCAGAGGTCAGGGCCTCCTCCAGCATTGCCCACATGCCAGTGCACAAGGATCGCAGAGCCTGCGTGCTCTGTGCAAACGGAGGCACATCCGCTCCCGGTGACGACAGCATCGGTGCGTCAGGCGACAATGCCTTCACCCCTTCCGTTACGTAGGCGTCCAAAGCAGCCTCGTCCGCCAAGACGAACCGCATCTCCATTGAGGCGTGCTGGCCAGAGCAAGAGGGGTGTTCGAGCGGCACATCATTCACATCTGGATCCTTTCCCAGCAGCCACACCGAGCGCCAGGTGATGTTGGCGTACTCCGCCACCTTTCTGTCGTGCTTCATGACCAGCAGCTTGTAGGCGGGAATGAAGAAGGTACTCGAAGACGACGAGccgtgcgccagcgccgaaGATGGTACCGTTTTACCGCTGACGAGCTCGTCTCGATGCCACTGCAGTATCCCTGTGTAGAGGGCAgagagctgctcgcgcgaTGGGCCTGTGAGGGCAACTGCTTCAGTAGTCCTTTtcggtgccgctgctacCGCCCAacggcgccaccactgcaCAAGGCACTCGGCAATGGTGGCTACGCGCAAGTATGTGATCAGTGTGGGGTCCGAGGAAAACGACGTCGTTGTCCCGGGCACGTCACTATCCGCAGCTTCGGTGTCGTcttcgcggcgcagcgcatcaaGTAGTTGCTGTGGTATGGTGAGGAGAGAAGGATACCACTTGACCGAGCGGGGCGCCGCCGAGCTCcctggcagcagcaggcggggGCGCGTGACGGGCAGACCACCGAGACGGGAGGTCAGCAGTCCTGTGCGGCCGTAATTTGGAGCTTCCATGGTGACTGCTCTGCTTTTTTGTCGATGTGCGCTCTCGCACAcctgcgcacgtgcaggcACGTTTTGAAGAGGCCGGTGGAGAAGTAGCCAaccacagaaaaaaaaagaggagcggAGGCGACACACAGTAATGCAATCCCACACGCATTCGCGCAGAGCGGCCCTGTTAACCTTATTCGCGCAGCACACAAACCTTGTCCTCCCGTGTCCATTCGCTCTGCCACACAGCAGGAGGTCCAACTCCGCGTgactcctctccccctccccacctcctcccctgGCCTGTCACAGGGCCCATCGCGCGGTGCAGAGCAGCCGTCGACACACGCCGgcacagcaatgcgccgacccgTTCATCGGACAGCACGGCCCCGGCGCCTAAAAACTCTACCCACCCCACtatgccggtcgccaccggGTGCATCTCCCCCGGGGTGGCACTCcggcgccccacaccagccGTCGGCCCTGCGAGGGGCCGGGTGGGACacacgctcgagtcacgcgggCACTCTGCCTATCAGGTGGGTGTGGCACAGACCTCTTCACGGTCGCGGggcgctccgacgccacccCACCCAGGACCGGGCCGccgacgtcagcagcgattCATCGCTCTGTCCTCCACACCGTGTCGTGGGTGcctggccctgtcaccaccagaagtggtTCGGCGTTGGCAGCGATGAGGGGGGATagaggaggggctgcccagccccccccctccccccgcagACAGAGTGGGAGGTGCACTGGGCCCTGCGATACCGCGCACGGAGGCGTCCTCCGTGATCGTGGCGCCCACACAGGTACCCGGGCAGTGAGTTCCGCGGCGCTTTATGAGAGcggcagagggggaggccgTGAATGCCCAGCAGAGACGCGTCACGCATATGcaagcacagaaaaaaaatcACAACGACGAGAGCAGTGCGGCCTTGGAGCGTGCCTGCCAGCCTTTTCCACAAGTGAGGGGAGCAGCGCTGTCATCCATCCTACCCTCCATCTTACGCGCGTCATTCGCCGCTAAGCAGGTTGCTCTCACTCTGCATGCCTCCCTCAGCATATAAGGGGTGGGAAAGAGGGGCGAGCGCAGTGAGCAAGCGTTGGGGTCTTCAGCACGCGTTGGCATTGCCCTTCCCCACCACGCCAGACAGCGGTGCACGTGCAACAGGTATACAGAGACCTCCACGAGTGACCGGGACTTGGCTCAGTtatgcgcgtgcacacatgGGCTCACGCACATGTGTCGGGGGGGGCTGGTGGCTCCGCAAGATGAACGCCACCTCCAGAgacgctgtgctgctgttggGCCCGGTAACTTTTCTTGGTTTGCGTTCGGTCATGTGTCTAACAACATGAGGGACAGAAGATGCGTCACAAGTGCGAGatggaaagaaagagagaggggaagggtaCGGCTCTTTAGCTGCCATGGTGATGATGACCGCAACATCAATGgcaccgcggcggaggcgatgtGGGAGCGGGGCGGTCGCCGGCAAACGCCACAGCACACAGCGACACCACACATCGTATATCCCCATCGCGttctctcttgtttttctttcggtTCCGCCTGTAACCACCACGTCGCCGTctcctgcaccaccacccacccacccacctctgccgcctccctTGAAAGGTAACATCAATCACAGTAACTGTGGCAGCGGAAGagcacacacgaaaagagGACCACAATCCACGGCAGATGCCACGACAAGATGGAGACGCACGAGACGCCGAGGATTTGATGGGCAAGCATGTAGAGTGTTGTGGCAGGGGTACACTACTGGGACATTGCCAGGCAGCGACGAAGGtgaggagagcgagacaACGGCCACATCAAACCTGCGAAGACGGGGAGGTGGCATcgagggagagaaaagaacACGAAGGTGTGGGATGGAAGGATGGATATGGGCAGTCCAAGTGAAACATCGGCCAGACGCGCAGGGGCAAGAGAGGAgtaaagaaaagaaaaacaagaacAGAAGTGAAAGAAGCGTCcgtcgtgtgcgtgggtgtgggtgtgggagGTGATGTGtgtgagaaagagagagggaggaagggagagacggagggaCATGTACAGCGCGCCCACGCTGAGACCcgaaaacacgcacacgacaTACATAGCGATGGCTCATAcatgcagacacacacacgcacatgcacacacttGCATACAGTGGCAAAAGACAGAGACATGGTACAAGTGGAGatggaaaagagagggagcaaaacaaaagagggTGCGTATGAACGCCGTCGAACGCCTtcgcatacgcacacacacaggcacaggcacaggcacaggcacaggcagaCGGGCGGACGAGTGCaccaggggggggggggaggcacaCAGTGTACGAGGGAGAACTCAGACACTCATGCGACAGTGCGGTTCATTTGAGAAGGGGATCTGGCCTACTGATCTGCCCGTCACCATGACGATCACCGAGATCCCCAAACAGCAGTTTCTGTGTATCACAGCATGGCCGCCACGCTCCTCcgcttgtgtgcgcctgtgcaggcgtgtgtgtgtgtgtgtttgtgcccGTAAGCATCCGACGGAAAGGgaacagaaagaaaaaaacatTCTAGTACAGAGGAAACAACACAACACAACGCACAAAAGAGAGATAAGTGAAGGGAACAAGGCGAAGGTGCAGAGGTGCCGCCACCACAAGCGTCCgtctccccccctcccaacAACACCACTGCATCCGCCGCtaccgctctctctctttggaTAAGTGACATTCATTAACGCCGTCTTTCCTGTTACCCACATAGGAAACTCAAACCTATGCATAACAGACACCTACAATCTATAAGAGCCCATATCTCAAGCAGTCTTTTTGCCACTGAagtccccctcctcccccacacgTCTCTCCTTACAGCTCatcctcccttccctccaccaccacccaaCTCTGTATGATGAGGCTCTCATTGcagcccctctctcttgctttcatcaccgccgctgacCCTCTTTCCCCGCTCCATCTACAACGCATACGAATGCACGCCGTATCTATAGGGGATACACAAGCACGTGCACCCTCGTTAAGCCCGAACAGGCACACAATCACACAGGGAGAGATGCAGAGAAAATCAGCAACACCGCCAGATCGGAGATCAGCATGGAAGATACACCCCCCACGAACACCAATAACGAGACGTACAGGTACACAAAAACACAGAGTGTTGTGCGGGGAGGGACAGGGATGGGGCGATGAGCAAGGTGCCGTAAAGGCGCGCCATTCAGCGCAGGAGGGGTTTAGAGGGCAAGGGACGTGTGGAGGAGCTGGTAAGTGAGCGAGAAAAGACGAGGCGTGACTCGTGCAGCACCGACCAACACGCTTGCGCACACCGTGGCAAGTGTGCGCTCTAGTGGCTCGCCTTGTACGACTTGTACATGTCCACGGCCCACTTGGCCCAAACGATCATCATCACTTGGAGCATGATGACTGCGGCCCAGTAGCCCCACAGGCGCACCTTTTCGTTCCGAAAGAAGCCGCGCATGCCGCGAGAACGACGACGGTGCATCGCTGCCATCAACTTAGCGTCTGCCTCCCACATGGAGATAGCAGGAGCCTCCTTCGGAGCCCTCACCTCCTGTGAAGGGGGagtgctgttgctgcggcggcggcttcgagAGCTGGCCGGggtgcgagcgcgcgcggGAGTGCCGGAGCGGGAGACAGAGCGGCCcttgcggctgcggctgcgggccGGCGAGCCGTTACGCTTCGAAGGCATACTGTTTTTCCGCTTTCTTCGTCGTTTGAGTGGGTATACGGTagcgcgtctctctctctgtgtgtgcgggtgtgtgtgtgtgtgtgtgcgtgtgtatccGGGAAGTGGGGAGGGCAGTGGGAGGGCGGGCGTTGCGTTGGCTTGCTTCCTTTTTGAGTGAGAGAAGACTGTGCCACAGCAGCTGAGGTGTAAGCGCAGCAACTTTGGCGATGAAGGGAAGACGCacaggcgagagagagacgtgagCAAGCAAGGCAGTGAGAGAGAAGCATGTAGGCGTAGAGCGAAATGAACAAGTACGCGGACaggcagaaagagagagagggagaccaACACGCTagcacacagacaccgaCTCCCCCCGGCCTccgaggcgctgctcgcaGAGCGGAGGGACTCCAACAAGGAAGAAGCTGGCAGCCTCGAAGAGATGACGGCACAGCAAGAGATATGCTGAGCAATCCCGTCACAAAAGCCAGATCCgtgaaacaaaaaaaaaaaacgagaagcCCTGCGCAGTATTCCGCGTCACGCTTGCAAGCACATATCAGCAGTCGCGCCTCGGCGCGGGTGATAAGCGCGACCGCTAACTAGGAGAGACCAGCCAGGTGCCAGCCTGGCATGAGGCTAGCCAGAGGAGAAGATGTGCTTCCATTCCACTCGCCCAACTACGTGCGCACATCCGCCTAGCAAGCTCTTGCGAGCGAGACATAGAGGGCTGTTGTCTTTTACCTCTGGATGAGTCCTTGCCGTCTGCACTCGCTCCCTTTCTTGCGCAGACTGTCGGGCGTTGCGACGCGCCTATACGAGGTATTTAGGAACCAGAGGAGATAAAGGAGTATCGCGATTCGGCCACGGTGCTGAGACATGGCTGCCGTCCACCTTCCGCAGAGACCTGAGCGAGGGAAGGGACCGCAAAGAGCAATAATGCACACACCCGAGCCGAAAGAAATACTGCTGGCCGGTGAACAGGCGGTGCAAGTACCAACTCCATCGccagcccccccccacacacacacacacaaacacgcgcgcCAGACCTCCATGCTGTCGcgtggcgagagagagaaacacacacagacacagagggtggtggagggagaggaggtgcagtgcatgtgtgcatcaAAACGACAAGAGAAGcatgaaaaagaaaaggcgagAAACAAAACAAGTAAAGCGTTAGAAGAAGCGATATACAGAAGCGAGAAGGCgtgcaagagaggcgaaccagaggggagagagaaggcgcaggGGGCACAGATAAccgaaagagggagagagaggataTGCATGCGATGGTTTAGATGCCACTCCTTAATAGACGAAAGCACGCTGCGGTAAAGCGGGGGACCACGGCTGTTCGATCAAGTGCATTCCACGCTTGGTTCTATTCTCCACCTTCCTCGAACTTGGTCTGCCGTGCCACCTGCAGTCTTAGTCGAGATCGTCTCTCCGGGTTGAACCCGacgcgccgtcagcagcaccacggTGAGGGGGCACGCCACCAGCACCCTGAAAGCCACCCGGCATCCCGCCACCCATACCGCCCATGCCACCCATGCCACCCATGCCGCCTGGCATACCTCCTCCGCCCATCATCTTCGCCATGATCTTCTGCATGACAGGGCCCACCTTTGGGTCGTTCATCATGCTCATCGCGGCCATGGGGTTCTGCATCATCTGAGCCAGTTTCGGCGCCACCTCGGGGTCCTGCATGGCGGCCATGATCTCGGGGTCCTGTAGGACGGACTCCATACCAGGCGGCAT
Proteins encoded:
- a CDS encoding D-lactate dehydrogenase-like protein; translated protein: MSAVEEFEFEPFTARQSKYKACLDELVGLNLGPKSMVTDAVTLRKFYSKDKSSHAGSVPVAAVRPNSTEQVAAVVQVCAKYKVPMTPRGAGTGIEGACIPYAGGIVIDTDRLTRMDFDLDNSCVWVGAGVRKMTLNKAAAKHGFVFGPDPSSNPCVGGMVATSGSGMCTLRYGTTRENVLSLRVVTPQGTVVQTRQVVRKSSAGLELTQLYIGSEGTLGVICEVCFRLFPIQKCSSGGVGFFATTHAAVRAVVALKQQGVPHTLLRCELLNKESVAAANSYNKTNLRVSACVLLEFVCDNEGRRHIHGDYKKVAAVFKKFGAKEIRYLKDGKAMDTVWEARRSCFFSAMHAGKTKSAQKVIATDVCVPISRLAECVEATEEDFKQNSRPCLICAHISDGNFHTLVPYTDAADLKRARELEIRMVRRAVEMGGTVSGEHGVGIGKVRHVTQEHGEAHICVQETIKKALDPDNIMNPGCFYPFQQVMYPTAHL